The Nakamurella antarctica genomic interval GAATGGTTGGAAAAGATGTATTCCACGTGGGCGGTAGAAGTTGGTGGATCACAACCGACGGAGCTGCCGAACTTTGAAACATTCTGGCAGGACGGGGATGTGCGAGTTCCGGGCGCTGACAGCGCGCGAGATCACGTGATGTTCGGTCAGTTCCGAGCCGACCCGGTGGCACACCGGCTCCCGACCCCGAGCGGCTTGATTCAAATCTCCTCGCCCGTCGTCGCCTCCTTTGGTTACGACGACTGCCCGGGACACCCCACCTGGCTCGAACCAGAGGAGTGGTTGGGATCGCCGCTAGCCCAGAAGTTCCCGCTCCATCTGATCGCTGATCAACCGGCTGGACGGCTGCATAGCCAACTGGACATGGGCGAAATCAGCATGGCCCACAAAGTGTCCGGTCGGGAACGGATGAGGATGCATCCCGATAACGCCAAAGAAAGAGGCATCACCGATGGCGATGTGGTGCGCGTTTTCAACGATAAGGGCGAGTGTCTGGCAGGCGTGCAGGTCACCGAAACGATCAGGCGCGACGTGGTACAGCTTCCGACGGGGGCGTGGTTCGACCCTCAGATTCTCGACGGCCGCAGAATCTGTGCACACGGAAACCCGAACGTGTTAACCACCGACCAGGGCACTTCGCGCCTAGCGCAAGGGTGTTCCGGAGCCCATGCGCTCGTTCAGGTCTGTCTCCTCGGGGTGGCGCTACCGCAGGTTCAAGCCTTCGAACCACCGGTTATCGTCTCCAGGAAGCGAGATTAGGCGACGGTCCACGTCACCGGGTTGTCGTAGTAGGGACCGTCGTAGGAGCCGTTCCACTCGAGCTTGACGACCTTGGCGCGATCGTCACCTTCGTAGATCGTGCAGGTCGTGTAGGAGTCCCCGAGGACATACGCGTCGGTGTAGTAGTCGCCCTTACAATCGTCGGAGCCGTACGCCGTACTGTAGTTCAGCTCGCGCCCCTGATCGGTAATTATTCGGATATCGCTCTCCACCGAGGAGTACTGAAAGGTCAGCGGTCCCGCCTCTTGCTTGACAGTCACCCTCACCACCCACGGCAGCAGACCCACCGTGGTCGCCGGGTCGACACCGTACTTCACCCAATCCTCGGCGGTGCCTTGCACGATGCTGAAACCGGTAAAGGTGAAGATCCCGGTATCAAAATACTCGATTCGCAAAGTGGCCGGATCGGTCAGCTTGAGGACGGCGCCGGGGGGTGTCTGGCCTTCGCTGCCCTCCGGCGGAAGGCCCGATCCGTCATCCGAGGCAGACGATTGTGGATCAGACGACTCCGTCGTTGGCTCGGAAGTCGGCGAGTTAGAAGTTGTCGTTTGTGTGGTGCCCGCTGTAGCGCTCGTAGAACCGGAGGAGCTCGAGGACTTCGATGGGGTGGCACTGGTGGGGCTGGAGATTGTCTTTGAGGTGGGGACAGCCCCGGGTTCAGCAATAGCCGTGCCGCCGACCTCACTGGCACAGGCCGACACGATCAATAAACCCAGTGCTCCCATTGCCACCCACCACCGTTGGGCGAAACGGGTGCTGGTCAGCCCGCGGTAGGTGCGTTGACCAAAATTCGGACTGAATTTTGCCTGCGACATGTGAGCGTCTCCTCGTCGTTGCGGCCGTGCCGCCCGGAGTTGTCTGAGCAGGTGGCTGGGCCAGTATTCATTCTGAGTGATTACCGGATCGTGCCATACCCGAACTTCACACCTAGGATGGAGGGGTGGGGGAACCTTTTGCCCCCGTGCATGCGTTGTCTCAATAGCATCACCCAGCTCAGGCCGAATCGGTCCATGGAGGAAAATACAGTGGCAAATAAGAGCACCAACCCAGCGCTGCGGAGTTTCACGACTCCCGCCGCATCTGCGGCGACCCTGCAGGACATGTACAACCAGCCGTCGTTCACCCCGCCCACATCGCCAGCGGCGCAGCGGTATTTGACGGTCGACGACGTCGTTGCCAAGACGGCAACGGTAGTGATCGTGGCCCTGCTGTCTGCTCTGGCAACGATTTACTTGCAAAAATCGGCCATCGTTCCCGGGATCTACAGCCTGGTAATTCCAGCCGCCATCGTCGGATTCGTGCTCGCGTTGATCGTCATCTTTAAGCGCTCGAGCAATCCGGCGCTGATTCTGGCCTATGCCGTGGCTGAGGGCGTATTCCTCGGTGGCATCACCGGAATTTTCGAAGGCATCAGGGGTTTCGAGGGAATCGGATTCCAAGCCCTCGCCGCCACCATGGGCGTATTTATTGGGATGTTGGTCGTCTATAAGACCGGGGCGATCCGCGTCACCCCGAAGTTCACCAAGATGATCATCGGTGCCATGATCGGCATCGTTAGCCTCCTCATCGTCAATCTAGTGGCCAGGCTGCTCGGCTTTGATATGGGCGTGCGTGACGGCGGAACGCTCAGCATCATCATCTCGCTGGTCATCATCGTGGTCGCAGCGCTGAGTTTTTTGCTCGATTTCGATGCCATCGAAGGTGCCATCAAGCAAGGCGCCCCGGCCACCATGGCCTGGTATTTCGCCTTCAGCCTGATGGTGACGCTGGTCTGGCTGTACCTGGAGATCTTGCGCTTACTCAGCTATCTGCGATCCAACTAACCCTTCCCAGCCAGCCAAAACGCGCGGCTACCGTGCGCACTCGATGGTTAGTCCTGTGACAAGACCAGACTCGCAGCTCTCCGACATTGTTCGGCGGCTGCGGGTCTGGTCTTTGTCGTCATGGAAGTTCAACGGCAGGGCCGGTGCGCTGAGGGATCGGTTGCAAACGCTCGCTGATTTGACCGCGGGGCGCCTGGGACGCAGCCCACTGCAGGTGCCGGACGTGGGCGCTCATGCCCTCGTCGATCAGTTGATTGTTCTCGTCGCGGACGCGCACGATGCAGGGGTTCCGCGCGCCGAAATCGACGAACAGCTCCACCGCGTTGCTAGCGAACTCGGCCTTGTGGGGAATGGAGCGATAACCTAGCGGGGATTCGCTCCGCGCCTCGACGTCGAGCGTCACCCAGACTCACGCCACACACCTGCACATCATCCATATCGTCTTCAAAAGGGGAATTACTGTGCGCTACGCCAACTCCGTCATCGAATTGGTCGGCGGGACGCCACTGGTTCGCCTTAACTCGCTGGCCACCGGGCTCAAGCCGCTGATCCTGGCGAAGGTGGAATACGTGAACCCGGGCGGATCCGTGAAGGATCGGATTGCACTCAAGATGATCCTGGCCGCGGAGGCCTCCGGCGAGCTCCAGCCCGGTGGCACCATCGTCGAGCCAACAAGTGGAAACACCGGCGTGGGGCTCGCTCTGGTCGCGCAGCAACGTGGCTACAAGTGTGTCTTCGTCTGCCCGGACAAGGTCAGCGAGGACAAGCGGAATGTCCTACGGGCCTACGGCGCCGAGGTGGTGGTATGCCCGACCTCGGTCGCGCCGGAGGATCCCGACTCCTACTACAGCGTCTCCGACCGACTGACGCGCGAGATTCCGGGCGCCTGGAAGCCTAACCAATATGCCAACCCCAGCAACCCGGCCTCGCACTACGAGTCGACGGGGCCTGAGATTTGGGCTGATACGGATGGCAAGGTCACCCACTTCGTCGCTGGTGTCGGCACCGGCGGCACCATTTCCGGCACTGGTCGGTACCTCAAGGATCAATCCGGCGGCAAAGTCCAGGTGATCGGCGCCGACCCGGAAGGGTCCGTCTACTCGGGCGGCACCGGACGTCCTTATCTCGTCGAAGGCGTCGGCGAAGATTTCTGGCCGGATGCCTACGACAAGACAGTCACCGATCGCATCGTCGCGGTCTCAGATGCCCGCTCCTTCGAAATCACCCGTCGCCTCGCGCGCGAGGAAGGCTTGCTGGTCGGCGGCTCTTGCGGGATGGCTGTCGCGGCCGCGCTGGAGGTTGCTAAAGATCTGACCGAAGATGACGTCCTCGTGGTCATCCTTCCCGACGGCGGGCGAGGTTACCTGTCCAAGATCTTCTCTGACGGATGGATGTCGTCTTACGGGTTCCTCAACGAGCACGTGGCAGAAACCGCCGATACCGTTCTGAAGTCGAAGTCGGGCTCCCTCCCCGCGCTGGTCCACACACACCCCGGCGAAACCGTGCGTGACGCAGTGCACATCCTTCATGAGTACGGCGTATCTCAGATGCCGGTAGTGAACGCAGAGCCACCCGTCATGGCCGGTGAAGTGGTCGGATCGGTGACTGAACGGGACCTCTTGACGGCGCTTTTCACCGGCAAAGCCTCCATGACGGATTCGGTCAAACTGCACATGGGCCCGGCGTTCCCGCTGATCGGGGCTGGTATGGGCGTGGCCGAGGTGCGAGCGGCACTGGAGAACACCGATGCTCTGATGGTGATCGACGACGGTAAGCCGGTGGGGGTCCTGACGCGAGCAGATCTGTTGAGCTACATCGCCCACTGATGTAAGAGCCAACCGCGATCAGGCCAGCGCGCACAGTAGTGCCGGAGCCGGATAACCTGGGTGTTATGACCATTGAACCCGTTGATTCCTTTGCCACCCGCGCCATCCACGCCGGTCAAGATCCCGAGCAGGTGACCGGAGCAGTGGTGGTCCCGATTTATCAGACTTCCACATTCGCGCAGGATGTGGCCGGGGAGACCAGGGCGGGGTACGACTATTCCCGAGCCGGCAACCCCACGCGTACGGCGCTCGAGACGGCCCTCGCGTCGCTCGAGGGTGGCAAATTCGGATACGCCTTCGCCTCGGGGATGGCTGCGGCCGATACCGCGCTCCGAGCGATGATGAAGCCCGGAGACCATCTCATTATGGCCAACGACGCCTACGGCGGGACCTTTCGTTTGATCGACAAGATCCTGAAGCCCTGGGGGATTAGTTATGACGCCGTGCCGCTGGCTGATCTGGACGCAGTGCAGGCAGCGCTGCGCCCCGAGACCAAGTTGATTTGGGTGGAGACGCCGACCAACCCGATGCTCGGGATCGCCGACATTGCCGCGCTAGCCGAAATGGCCCATGCCAGCGGCGCAAAGCTCGTGGTGGACAACACTTTTGCGACCCCTTACCTGCAAACACCGTTGGGGCTCGGCGCTGACGTGGTCCTGCATTCGACCACCAAATACCTCGGTGGCCACTCGGATGTGATCGGTGGCGCTCTGATCACCAACGATCCGGAATTGGGTGACGCTTTCGGATTCTACCTCAAGTCCATGGGCGGTGTCGCGGGGCCGTTCGATTCCTGGTTGACGCTGCGCGGCATTAAAACTTTGGCCGTGCGGATGGACCGACACTGCGACAACGCTGAGGAGATCGTCGAGATGCTGCTGCAGCATCCGAAGGTAGGCACGGTCTACTACCCGGGGCTGGAACAACACCCGGGCCATCAGGTTGCTGCGGGACAGATGCTGCGCTTCGGTGGGATGGTGTCCTTCACCGTCGTCGGCGGTCTGGAAGAGGCGGTCAAGGTGGTTTCTCGCACCCGGTTGTTCACGCTCGCGGAATCGCTGGGCGGGGTGGAGTCGTTGATCGAGCATCCCGGTTTGATGACGCACGCCAGTGTCGTTGGTTCTGATCTGGAGGTGCCGTCAGACCTGATTCGGTTGTCGGTGGGAATTGAAGCTATC includes:
- a CDS encoding Bax inhibitor-1/YccA family protein — its product is MANKSTNPALRSFTTPAASAATLQDMYNQPSFTPPTSPAAQRYLTVDDVVAKTATVVIVALLSALATIYLQKSAIVPGIYSLVIPAAIVGFVLALIVIFKRSSNPALILAYAVAEGVFLGGITGIFEGIRGFEGIGFQALAATMGVFIGMLVVYKTGAIRVTPKFTKMIIGAMIGIVSLLIVNLVARLLGFDMGVRDGGTLSIIISLVIIVVAALSFLLDFDAIEGAIKQGAPATMAWYFAFSLMVTLVWLYLEILRLLSYLRSN
- a CDS encoding cystathionine gamma-synthase, translated to MTIEPVDSFATRAIHAGQDPEQVTGAVVVPIYQTSTFAQDVAGETRAGYDYSRAGNPTRTALETALASLEGGKFGYAFASGMAAADTALRAMMKPGDHLIMANDAYGGTFRLIDKILKPWGISYDAVPLADLDAVQAALRPETKLIWVETPTNPMLGIADIAALAEMAHASGAKLVVDNTFATPYLQTPLGLGADVVLHSTTKYLGGHSDVIGGALITNDPELGDAFGFYLKSMGGVAGPFDSWLTLRGIKTLAVRMDRHCDNAEEIVEMLLQHPKVGTVYYPGLEQHPGHQVAAGQMLRFGGMVSFTVVGGLEEAVKVVSRTRLFTLAESLGGVESLIEHPGLMTHASVVGSDLEVPSDLIRLSVGIEAIEDLLADLKDALD
- a CDS encoding cystathionine beta-synthase, whose protein sequence is MRYANSVIELVGGTPLVRLNSLATGLKPLILAKVEYVNPGGSVKDRIALKMILAAEASGELQPGGTIVEPTSGNTGVGLALVAQQRGYKCVFVCPDKVSEDKRNVLRAYGAEVVVCPTSVAPEDPDSYYSVSDRLTREIPGAWKPNQYANPSNPASHYESTGPEIWADTDGKVTHFVAGVGTGGTISGTGRYLKDQSGGKVQVIGADPEGSVYSGGTGRPYLVEGVGEDFWPDAYDKTVTDRIVAVSDARSFEITRRLAREEGLLVGGSCGMAVAAALEVAKDLTEDDVLVVILPDGGRGYLSKIFSDGWMSSYGFLNEHVAETADTVLKSKSGSLPALVHTHPGETVRDAVHILHEYGVSQMPVVNAEPPVMAGEVVGSVTERDLLTALFTGKASMTDSVKLHMGPAFPLIGAGMGVAEVRAALENTDALMVIDDGKPVGVLTRADLLSYIAH